A window of the Sardina pilchardus chromosome 21, fSarPil1.1, whole genome shotgun sequence genome harbors these coding sequences:
- the tmx2a gene encoding thioredoxin-related transmembrane protein 2-A translates to MGLITGAFAFFYHLPRIYTWLLKPYYIVSFVISVAFLLIRKCPGICENLPSQREDGDSCNFDWREVEILMFLSAIVMMKNRRAFTVEHHIGNLLLFSKVASTILFFRVDIRLGLFYLALCLVFVMTCKPPIYMGPEYITYFSDKTIEEELKRDSRVTWIVEFYANWSPECQSFAPVFAELSLKYHCTFLRFGKLDVGRYGEMAESYKVKPSPLSKQMPSLIIFQNGREIMRRPMVDKKERAVSWSFTEDNIIREFNLNELYQKSTKLSKGKDEHAPEADQPSTPEDGPDEPEPISEQLEDLESKKDK, encoded by the exons ATGGGGTTAATCACTGGAGCGTTTGCTTTCTTCTATCACTTACCAAGGATTTATACATGGCTTCTAAAACCCTATTATATAGTATCATTCGTCATATCAGTTGCTTTTCTCCTGATACGCAAATGTCCTGGCATTTGCGAAAACCTGCCCTCACAGCGAGAAGACGGCGACTCGTGCAACTTTGACTGG agggaggtggagatcTTGATGTTTCTCAGTGCCATCGTCATGATGAAGAATCGCAGAGCAT TTACTGTGGAACATCATATTGGTAACCTCTTACTCTTCAGTAAAGTGGCCAGCACCATCCTTTTCTTCAGGGTGGACATTCGGTTGGGCCTGTTttatctcgctctctgtcttg TTTTTGTGATGACCTGCAAACCTCCAATATACATGGGGCCAGAGTACATCACATACTTCAGTGACAAGACCATTGAG GAGGAGCTCAAGCGAGACAGTCGTGTAACATGGATTGTTGAGTTCTACGCAAACTGGTCCCCGGAGTGTCAATCTTTCGCTCCCGTTTTTGCAGAACTCTCACTCAA ATATCACTGTACTTTTCTGAGATTTGGAAAGTTAGACGTTGGTCGTTATGGAGAAATGGCTGAGAG CTATAAGGTAAAGCCATCCCCACTCTCCAAACAGATGCCCTCCCTgattatttttcaaaatggccGTGAGATCATGCGGCGTCCTATGGTGGACAAGAAGGAGCGAGCCGTCTCCTGGAGCTTCACTGAG GACAACATCATCCGAGAGTTCAATTTGAATGAACTTTACCAGAAATCAACGAAGCTCAGCAAGGGAAAAGATGAGCACGCTCCTGAAGCAGACCAACCCTCAACTCCCGAGGACGGGCCTGACGAGCCAGAGCCAATCAGTGAACAGTTAGAGGACTTGGAATCTAAGAAGGACAAGTAA
- the si:dkey-6i22.5 gene encoding polyamine-modulated factor 1 produces MDEDVVQGRSTENTSNQAAVNDDVSANTIYKCASSAPRAKRLKLFNKVMEKSLQRLVADASFHRFAHSFHPFYKENPQVTKTIHQEFVASLQKNIQDDINRVIEEGELQCKLDELDTLCDSAKENTQAAWRPSGVPEQDISSFLTPYYRKQELYMKRQLEKLRKENAVLAGKVREGRSAITNTEQRIAAAVEDWKASVEDLGTCISSLCPEETFEGL; encoded by the exons ATGGACGAGGATGTAGTACAAGGGCGATCGACAGAAAACACTTCTAATCAGGCTGCTGTCAACGACGACGTTTCGGCGAACACCATATATAAATGCGCCAGTTCAGCGCCGCGGGCGAAGAGACTGAAACTTTTCAACAAAGTCATGGAAAAAAGCTTACAAAGGCTTGTAGCTGACGCTAG TTTCCACAGATTTGCGCACTCATTCCACCCATTCTACAAGGAGAATCCCCAGGTGACTAAAACGATTCATCAAGAGTTTGTCGCTAGTCTGCAAAAGAACATACAG gatGACATCAACAGGGTGATTGAGGAAGGTGAGCTGCAGTGTAAACTGGACGAGTTGGACACACTGTGTGACTCGGCGAAAGAGAACACTCAAGCTGCCTG GCGTCCCAGTGGTGTGCCAGAACAGGACATCAGTAGTTTCCTGACTCCTTATTATAGAAAGCAGGAGCTCTACATGAAGCGACAGCTGGAGAAGCTGCGTAAAGAGAATGCCGTGCTGGCCGGGAAGGTGAGAGAGGGCCGCAGCGccatcacaaacacagagcagCGCATTGCAGCCGCTGTGGAAGACTGGAAG GCTTCTGTTGAAGATCTGGGGACCTGTATTTCTTCTCTTTGTCCAGAGGAGACCTTTGAGGGACTGTAA
- the med19a gene encoding mediator of RNA polymerase II transcription subunit 19-A isoform X2: MTEIYTNLFGQSDTQVPPGSSAIGFGPGKPPPPLPQNQVSMPAQIPPQHGDEGPALRKPGVMNEPFYLLRELPVGNDLTGNTNLITHYNLEHAYNKFCGKKVKEKLSNFLPELPGMIDVPGVQDGSSLRSLIEKPPVCGNSFSPLTGNLLTGFRLHTGPLPEQYRLMHIQPPKKKSKHKHRHHRPQDPIPPETPSDSDPKKKKKKRDDDPDRKKKKKDKKKKKNRHSPDHPGLTSCQPGSNSLR; encoded by the exons ATGACCGAAATATATACCAATTTATTTGGCCAAAGCGACACTCAAGTACCTCCGGGCTCCTCGGCAATAGGTTTTGGTCCAGGGAAACCTCCGCCGCCGCTTCCGCAAAACCAAGTGTCAATGCCGGCTCAGATACCACCACAGCACGGGGATGAAGGGCCTGCTCTGCGGAAACCTGGTGTCATGAATGAACCCTTTTATTTGCTTCGGGAACTGCCAG tcGGAAACGATCTGACGGGAAACACAAACCTTATAACACATTATAACTTGGAGCATGCATATAATAAATTCTGTGGAAAGAAAGTCAAAGAAAAACTCAGCAACTTTTTACCGGAGCTGCCAG GTATGATAGATGTCCCTGGCGTACAGGATGGAAGCTCACTACGGTCTCTAATAGAGAAGCCACCAGTGTGTGGTAACTCCTTTAGTCCGCTGACTGGAAATCTACTAACTGGCTTCCGACTTCACACTGGCCCG CTTCCTGAACAGTACAGACTGATGCATATCCAACCTCCAAAGAAAAAGAgcaagcacaagcacagacaccatCGGCCACAGGATCCTATACCACcag AGACCCCCTCAGATTCTGAtccgaagaagaagaagaaaaagagggatgaTGATCCTGACCgtaagaagaaaaagaaggacaagaaaaagaagaag AACCGCCATAGTCCTGATCACCCCGGCCTCACCAGCTGCCAGCCAGGCAGCAACAGCCTGAGATAG
- the med19a gene encoding mediator of RNA polymerase II transcription subunit 19-A isoform X1 — MTEIYTNLFGQSDTQVPPGSSAIGFGPGKPPPPLPQNQVSMPAQIPPQHGDEGPALRKPGVMNEPFYLLRELPVGNDLTGNTNLITHYNLEHAYNKFCGKKVKEKLSNFLPELPGMIDVPGVQDGSSLRSLIEKPPVCGNSFSPLTGNLLTGFRLHTGPLPEQYRLMHIQPPKKKSKHKHRHHRPQDPIPPVLPGNHQRSVASSLCEVEKPNQHFVGRSVETPSDSDPKKKKKKRDDDPDRKKKKKDKKKKKNRHSPDHPGLTSCQPGSNSLR; from the exons ATGACCGAAATATATACCAATTTATTTGGCCAAAGCGACACTCAAGTACCTCCGGGCTCCTCGGCAATAGGTTTTGGTCCAGGGAAACCTCCGCCGCCGCTTCCGCAAAACCAAGTGTCAATGCCGGCTCAGATACCACCACAGCACGGGGATGAAGGGCCTGCTCTGCGGAAACCTGGTGTCATGAATGAACCCTTTTATTTGCTTCGGGAACTGCCAG tcGGAAACGATCTGACGGGAAACACAAACCTTATAACACATTATAACTTGGAGCATGCATATAATAAATTCTGTGGAAAGAAAGTCAAAGAAAAACTCAGCAACTTTTTACCGGAGCTGCCAG GTATGATAGATGTCCCTGGCGTACAGGATGGAAGCTCACTACGGTCTCTAATAGAGAAGCCACCAGTGTGTGGTAACTCCTTTAGTCCGCTGACTGGAAATCTACTAACTGGCTTCCGACTTCACACTGGCCCG CTTCCTGAACAGTACAGACTGATGCATATCCAACCTCCAAAGAAAAAGAgcaagcacaagcacagacaccatCGGCCACAGGATCCTATACCACcag TACTGCCAGGCAACCACCAGAGATCAGTGGCCTCAAGCTTGTGCGAAGTAGAGAAGCCTAATCAACATTTTGTTGGCCGTTCTGTAGAGACCCCCTCAGATTCTGAtccgaagaagaagaagaaaaagagggatgaTGATCCTGACCgtaagaagaaaaagaaggacaagaaaaagaagaag AACCGCCATAGTCCTGATCACCCCGGCCTCACCAGCTGCCAGCCAGGCAGCAACAGCCTGAGATAG